One genomic region from Nocardia vinacea encodes:
- a CDS encoding QsdR family transcriptional regulator encodes MTTTTGAARPVGRPAAASQDQVLAAASAQFLACERVDVQAIAAELGLSRATIYRWFGSRDGLLGAVMVSEFERMVVAAQTRDDGTGAPRVLALLDRVAQWMTRSEAYRYFIATEQATAGRIITTSDGPVQPKVVGVVAEILDTAMVEGYQNRVDTQTFAYALVRLIEAFLYQDAVTGLRGDVERLRAVLAVILGLDPDQRGP; translated from the coding sequence ATGACCACAACCACCGGTGCCGCCCGACCTGTCGGCCGTCCCGCCGCCGCTTCCCAGGACCAGGTGCTCGCCGCGGCCAGCGCCCAGTTCCTGGCCTGCGAGCGGGTCGATGTGCAGGCGATCGCGGCGGAACTCGGATTGTCGCGCGCGACAATCTACCGCTGGTTCGGTTCGCGCGACGGTCTGCTCGGCGCGGTCATGGTGTCGGAATTCGAGCGGATGGTCGTGGCGGCGCAGACGCGCGACGACGGCACCGGGGCGCCGAGGGTGCTCGCCCTGCTGGACCGGGTGGCGCAGTGGATGACGCGGAGCGAGGCATACCGCTATTTCATCGCGACCGAACAGGCCACCGCGGGCCGCATCATCACCACCAGCGACGGGCCGGTCCAGCCGAAGGTGGTCGGGGTGGTCGCCGAAATTCTGGATACCGCGATGGTGGAGGGCTACCAGAACCGGGTCGATACCCAGACCTTCGCCTATGCGCTGGTCCGGCTCATCGAGGCCTTCCTGTACCAGGATGCGGTGACCGGCCTTCGCGGCGACGTGGAGCGGTTGCGCGCGGTGCTGGCGGTCATTCTGGGACTGGACCCGGATCAGCGCGGCCCGTAG
- a CDS encoding NUDIX hydrolase, producing MSRTQWTIHGEHLVDENRHIRLSTVDVELPDGVRFTQYVARMPRCAMTLVLNDKREALMMYRHRFIIDRWVWELPGGYVDGAEDVAVAAAREVEEETGWRPRTMEHLVTYQPAIGTLDQPQLIYLAHGADLTDKQPDINEAEQIEWIPLPDAVAMIDRGEIVGAATVVALYRAVSLSL from the coding sequence GTGAGCCGAACCCAGTGGACTATCCATGGTGAGCACCTCGTCGACGAGAATCGACACATCCGACTGTCCACCGTTGATGTCGAGCTGCCCGACGGCGTCAGGTTCACCCAGTACGTGGCGCGGATGCCGCGGTGCGCGATGACCCTGGTACTGAACGACAAGCGCGAGGCGTTGATGATGTACCGGCATCGGTTCATCATCGACCGTTGGGTCTGGGAGCTGCCCGGAGGCTATGTCGACGGTGCCGAGGACGTTGCAGTGGCGGCGGCCCGGGAAGTCGAAGAGGAGACCGGCTGGCGGCCCCGCACAATGGAACACCTGGTTACCTACCAGCCAGCAATCGGCACGCTCGACCAGCCGCAGTTGATCTATCTCGCGCATGGCGCCGACTTGACCGACAAGCAGCCGGACATCAACGAGGCCGAGCAGATCGAGTGGATCCCGCTACCGGATGCGGTCGCGATGATCGACCGCGGAGAGATTGTCGGCGCCGCGACTGTCGTCGCCCTGTACCGCGCTGTCAGTCTGTCGCTCTAG
- a CDS encoding 1-aminocyclopropane-1-carboxylate deaminase/D-cysteine desulfhydrase, which translates to MTESLLHQRFPELASTLPFARLGIAPTPVRPLDLGTNSTVWCKDESGYGSGGWGGNKIRKLEWLLPEARRRGARTILTFGGTGTNWGLATALYAREFGIDTGLALVDQPVDDHVRAQLRRLENSGATLHFTHSKLRTVLAAPWLLLRHMHGRTPPYLLPVGGSSPIGALGYVEVALELAAQIAAGELPQPTHLVTAVGSGGTAAGLALGLRLAGLRTRVVGVVVNDSLPLDARHIVELANRAAKVLRARGAELTTPELRPDDVTMVRDWLGPGYGHETPAAIAAKKLAATNGLELETVYTAKALAGLLAMDTRGDFGNGPVLFLDTYGPR; encoded by the coding sequence ATGACCGAATCCCTACTCCACCAGCGCTTCCCTGAACTGGCCAGCACACTGCCGTTCGCCCGGCTCGGTATCGCGCCGACGCCGGTCCGCCCGCTGGACCTCGGCACCAACAGCACTGTCTGGTGCAAGGACGAAAGCGGGTACGGCTCGGGTGGCTGGGGTGGCAATAAGATCCGCAAGTTGGAGTGGCTATTGCCCGAGGCCCGACGGCGCGGTGCCCGCACCATTCTCACCTTCGGCGGCACCGGAACCAACTGGGGTCTGGCCACGGCGCTCTACGCCCGGGAATTCGGCATCGACACCGGACTGGCGCTGGTCGACCAACCGGTGGACGACCACGTCCGCGCGCAGCTGCGACGACTGGAAAACTCCGGCGCCACCCTACATTTCACGCACAGCAAGTTGCGCACCGTCCTGGCCGCACCGTGGCTGCTGCTGCGGCATATGCACGGGCGCACCCCACCGTATCTGCTGCCCGTCGGCGGATCGTCGCCGATCGGCGCACTCGGCTATGTCGAGGTCGCATTGGAACTGGCGGCGCAGATCGCCGCGGGCGAACTACCGCAACCGACACATCTGGTGACCGCCGTCGGATCCGGTGGCACGGCAGCGGGTTTGGCCCTCGGTCTACGGCTTGCCGGACTACGCACCCGCGTCGTCGGTGTCGTCGTCAACGACTCGCTTCCCCTCGACGCGCGACACATTGTCGAGCTGGCGAACCGCGCTGCGAAGGTGCTGCGCGCACGCGGCGCGGAACTCACCACGCCCGAGCTGCGCCCGGACGACGTGACGATGGTGCGCGACTGGCTCGGTCCTGGCTACGGCCATGAAACCCCGGCCGCCATTGCCGCGAAGAAGCTCGCCGCGACCAACGGGCTGGAATTGGAAACTGTCTACACCGCAAAGGCTTTGGCCGGACTCCTGGCGATGGATACCCGCGGCGACTTCGGCAACGGACCCGTTCTGTTCCTCGATACCTACGGGCCGCGCTGA